In Sphingobacterium sp. R2, the genomic stretch CGATGACCTGAATGGAATAGAGCGTCCGGTATCATTTCCAATAAAATCATTGAATGAAAAAAGAGCTGTCGTCGTACATTCCCTTGCAAAATGGAAAAGAGTACGTTTAAAAGAGCTCGAGATGTTATCTGGCGAAGGCATCGTTACAGATATGAAAGCACTGCGTCCTGATGAAGATTACACGCCTATTCACTCCATCTATGTAGACCAATGGGACTGGGAAAAGGTAATCGATAAAAATCAACGCAATTTGGCTTCGTTAAAGGAAACAGTACTAAAAATTTATGAAGCTTTGCGGTTTACCGAATTAGAGGTTGAAAACAAGTATCCACATATAAAAGCTATTCTTCCAGAAACCATTACTTTTATTTCATCTGAAGACTTGCTGCAAAAATATCCCAACCTAACCGCAAAAGAACGTGAAAATGCCATTACAAAAGAACACGGTGCCGTATTCTTACACGGAATTGGAGGTGCCCTCAGCAATGGCGTAGCTCACGATGGCCGCGCAGCGGATTACGACGACTGGAGTACAGCTAATGAAGCCGGTCACAAAGGACTGAACGGAGATATTCTTGTATGGAACCCAATTTTAAATTCAGCTTTTGAACTCTCATCTATGGGAATTCGCGTTGATAAAATGGCTCTAGCACATCAAATGGAAATCAGGAACTGCACAGAAAAATCAAAACTGACTTTTCACAGCATGCTGCTTAATGATGAATTGCCTGAATCCATGGGCGGAGGTATCGGACAATCCCGCGTCTGTATGTTTATGCTAAAGAAACAGCATATAGGCGAAGTCCAAGTCAGTATATGGGAAGAGGGCAAAAAAGAGTCTTTAAGAAGAGAAGGTATTGATATCTTATAAAACGATACCTATTAAGAATCGACGTGTCACTATCCACATTCCACTTATCCTACAAATAAGCACCCGGTAATTATCTTTTGTAGATCCGTAACCTGGTGTTTATTGTATCGATTAGCTTGGGCCTGGATATTCATCCTATATCTTCTCTGCAGACTGCTAGTATTTCGTATTTTTGTTGAATGCAGTTAAAAGCTATTTTAGACAAATTACATATTTCATCGTTGAATGAAATGCAAGAAAGGGTGCTGGAATCGTATCAGAAGGACCAGGATTTCCTATTACTTTCGCCCACAGGGTCTGGCAAAACTTTAGCCTTTTCATTACTCGTTTTGCAACAATTGAAGATGGAGGTCCGAAAAGTTCAAGTATTAATAGTAGTGCCTACCCGTGAACTTGCTTTACAGATTGAACAAGTGCTGCGCAAGGTAGCGACAGGCCACAAAATCACCTGCGCATATGGTGGACATAGTACACGGATCGAAAAAAATGCCTTCAAGGATGCACCTGGAATTATCATTGGAACACCAGGACGTATAAAACAGCATATTGAAGAGCAAAATTTTGATCCCTCCAACATCCACACTCTTGTGCTTGACGAGTTTGATAAATCATTGGAACTCGGATTCCAGCATCAAATGGATTTTATTATTCAACATATCCCTACGATTAAGTCAAGAATATTAACTTCCGCAACGATGATGGATACGCTCCCACCATTCACACAAATAAAGCAGCCTATTCTTGTTGACTTTCTTCATAACGCGAAACATAACCCGCAGATTACGATTAAAAAAGTAGTTGCTCCCGTTCAGAAGAAATTAGAGGCACTACTTAAGCTCATCTGCAAGATTGGCACAAAAAAAATGATTATCTTCTGCAATCACCGCGATGCAGTAGATCACATTAGTGAACTTCTGGACAATCGCAATATTATCCACGATACCTTTCATGGCGGACTTGAACAGCAGGATCGCGAGCTGGCACTTCTCAAATTCCGAAACCATTCTAATCATGTACTGATCACAACAGACCTTGCTGCAAGGGGATTAGATATTCCAGAAGTTGATGCCATTATACATTACCAGTTGCCGCACAAAGAAGACGACTTTATTCACCGCAATGGACGTACAGCCCGTATGCAAGCGCAAGGTGATGTCTATGTAATCCTCAAACCAGAAGAAATATACCCTTACATTCCAATAGAAATACCTGAGGAAGAATTTCCGGAATTCTATGACCTCCCTCAAAACTCACCATTTGCAACACTTTATATTAGTGCCGGGCGAAAGGATAAGATCAACAAAATTGATATTGTCGGATTTTTGCTCAATTTAGAAGGGATTGAGAAGGATGACATTGGTATTATAGAAGTAAAAGACAAATCGGCCTACGTCGCTGTTAGAAGAAAATTTGCTTCTATTATTATTAATAAAGCCAATGGTCAAAAAATTAAGGGGCGTAAAGTGAAAATTGGACGCACCTAATGACGCACACATAGTCTATTAGAAATCCAAGTATGAATCAAATTTTGGGCTTGCATTTCTTTTTCCAGGAATTTGTGTTATACTATTTCGAATGACGAATTGAGTGACATATGGTTAAAATCAGCCGTTAGCAAAGGCAATATAAGGATAAATAATACGGTAATCTGACTTACTTATTCATGTAAATCTGATGATAGAAAAGTTCGATGATGAGAATAATGAAGGTCGAGTTTAGACGACATATAAAATCGCCAGATAAGCAGTATATATCAATGTAAATAGCTCATCTGGCGATCGAATCCGAAAATATTTAAGGTAGTAATTTTAAAACATTAATCCGCTTAGGTAGAAGACCCCACGATTAATCCAATGCTTTTAAATAACGAAGATACAATTGGACAGCCTCCCGCTTTTTATCTGTTAAATGGAAATCGAGATGCTGTGTTAAATATTTTGAGTAATCGAAGCCTTTAAACTCGGGTAGACCGGCAATAACGTCGGTTGCATGTTCCACACCATACGATAAAGCCTCATTAAATTGTTCCACAAAAGATACTGGAAGCTCTTTATTGCTTACCCATAAAGCGAAAGCGAAGGGCAATCCTGTAAAATTAAACCACTCTTTTCCCAGATCGTAGAGGTATGGAACTGTGTCCTTTTTGCCGAAGGTGCGATCTCCGATTAACACATAAGCATCTGCCTCGACAGATTCGTCCGTGACCAATTCTACTTCTTTCTTCCAATAATTCTTAATCAATATACGGGCTAATCCATTTGATGTACGCGATTGCTTATCCAAACGTAAGGTTTCCACCTCTTCAATAGGTCTATTAGCAAAAATAAATACGGAATCCACGGCACCTTCTGTACCTATACAAAAATCTGTATTAATATAATATTCAGGAAGACTTAATAAAGCAGCTGTCGGGATAATACCGATATCAGCTTCGTTATCAATTACTTTCTGTGCACATGCGCTTGGATAATCGACACTCAAGTCAATCTGCTCCATTATTTTTGATTGACGTATACCGTTCAGAAATGGATACGTATTTGTATACGATACGGCAGAAACTCTAATTTTATTCATCTATCAATGCTTCTAAGTGTGCAATATTGTAATGGTCTACAATCTCAAATTGACCATTATCATACTGCAATTTATATAAAGCAGTATTGGTGTGCGGAAAATCATCCATATAACGGGCCTCTACGCCCGTCATGAGGCAAAGCATGATCCTTAATGCACGTCCGTGCATACATACGAGAATATTCTCTTCGTCTGTCTGAGCAAGCATATGATCCAAAGCGACCCGTTGACGAGCCATCAGCTCATTGGGAGACTCTCCGTTTTCAATACTGACATCCAATTCTCCGTTGCGCCATGCTGCGACTAATTTTTCAAAACCAGCTAACAACTCCGGTGTTTGCTCTTTTCCCTCATAAACTCCCCAGCTTATTTCATCCAATCCAACGAGTTGTTCCCAAGGTACGTTCAAATCAAGAAATCCCTGTACAGTTTGATGCGTGCGCAATAAGGTAGAGGTATATATTTTATCAAAAGGCACGTTACTGTAACGATCAAAGAAAGCCTGAGCTTGCGCTACCCCCATAGTGTTCAGCGGCGAATTAACCCCTCTCCCCTGTACAATGCCTTTTAAATTTAGATCAGTCTGTCCGTGCCGTATAAAATAAAATGTCTTTTTCAAAGTATGAGTCTAGTTATGAATTAACAACAGGTAATGCGTAATAACTTTTCTTTTGGTTACCGTGATCAAACACAACATCTTTATAATCTGTAACCACGTTATACAGTGTATCTCTTTCAATAGGATGACGTCCAACATTTTTTATGAGTTCAACAACTTCTTGGGTGGTCATTCCCGGCTTTTGCTCCTCCGCTCCTGCCATGCTGTATATCTTTGTTGTATCGTCCAGTGTTCCATCGATATCATCTACGCCAAAGGCCAAGGATAGCTGCGCTGTATCTCTTGAAATCATTGCCCAGTAGGCCTTGATGTGATCAAAATTATCCATGTATATCCGAGCAACGGCATAATTTCTCAAGTCCTCTATCACAGATGCTTCTGGAATATGGGACATTTGGTTCCCTTTATTTCTAAATTTCAAGGGAATAAATGTCTGAAAGCCCCCCGTCTTATCCTGCAATTGTCTTAAGCGATCCATGTGATCAACGCGGTGCCAAAACTGTTCGATATGACCATAAAGCATGGTTGCGTTGGTGTGCATACCTAGCTTGTGTGCCTGCTCGTGAATATCTAACCATTGTTCAGCCGTACATTTATCATGCGCGATCTGTACTCTCACTTCTGGATGAAAAATCTCTGCACCTCCTCCCGGCATAGAATCCAACCCACAAGATTGCAAATACTTGAGGCCATCGTAATGGCTCAGTTTTGCCTTCTTAAAAATATAGTAATATTCAACAGGTGTAAGTCCTTTGATATGCAGTTCAGGACGGTGCTCCTTACATCTACGGAAAAAATCGGCGTAAAACTCGAGGTTTTGTTTAGGAACTACACCTCCTGTGATATGAACTTCCGTCACAGGCTCATTGTCATATTTTTTGACAATATCCATCATACCGTCAACCTCCATCTCCCAGCCTTCTGCGCGCTCTTTTATGAGCCTCGAATATGAACAGAACTTACAGTCATAGACACAGACATTGGTCGGCTCGATGTGAAAATTACGATTAAAAAAAGTACGGTCACCATGCCGCTTCTCACGGATATAATTCGCAAGTACACCAAGATACCCCAACTCACCTTTTTCATACAAAAGAACCCCTTCATCAAACGTGATACGCTGCTCCCGCAAAACTTTCTCCGCTATATTTCTCAATTCAACCGCTAAGTTTTTGTCGTTAATCAAGAAATTCAATTTATCCATTGCGTTCATTAAATCTATCTCCTATCTTAAATCAAATGTACCGAAAAGGCTACAAAAGTTATAATAAAAAAATGTGCCAACAACTAATTTGACAAAGCGCTTAAAAAGTGTCCTAGTCTGTAAATTGTTGCATTTCGATTAATTTCCGATACAATCCTTCACGCTGTATCAGCTCACTATGACTACCGATCTCTACAATCTTCCCCGCTTCAATAACAACAATTTTGTCTGCATTCTGAATGGTACTTAAGCGATGCGCAATGACAACTGTTGTTCTATTATCCATTAATTTATAAAGAGAGTCCTGTACCAATTTCTCAGATTCAGTATCCAAAGCCGAAGTTGCTTCATCGAGTAGCATAATTGGCGGATTTTTTAAGACGGCTCGCGCAATACATATGCGCTGACGTTGACCACCTGATAATTTGCCACCCCTATCACCAATATTGGTCTGGTAACCATGCTCCGTTTTTAAAATAAATTCATGTGCATTCGCAATCCGTGCAGCAGCTTCTACTTCCTCCGGACTTGCAGAAACATTGGCAAAAGCAATATTGTTAAAGATCGTATCATTAAACAAAATAGATTCCTGATTCACTACACCGATCATATCCCGTAAAGAATCCTGGTTTAGCGCCCTCAAATCTGTACCATCAAAGAGAATCTGCCCACCCGTAACGTCCATAAATCTCGGAATTAAATCGACTAAAGTCGATTTACCTCCTCCTGAGGGACCTACCAATGCAACGATTTTCCCTTTTTCTATCGTTAAATCAATATGCTGTAAGATTTCTTTGTCTCGGTTATACGAGAAGCTCACCTGGTTAAATACGATACTTTTCTCAAAGCTTTTAACAAGTTTGGCACCCTCGGAATCCTTCACTTCAGTCTTTTCATCAATAAGTTCCAAAACCCGTTCACCCGCGGCAAGACCATTGTGGATACCACTAAAAGAATCCGTTAAAGCTTTTGCAGGACGCATGACCTGTGAAAAAATAGCGATGTAGGCAATAAACTCCGGTGCGGTCAGACTTCTGTCGCCCGAAAGGACCAAATGACCACCATACAGAAGAATAATTGCCACCATAATAACGCCAAGCAATTCAGAAACTGGCGAACTTAACTGTTGCCGCTTAGCCATAGTACGGCCAATATTCGCATAGTGTTCGTTTTCATTATGAAACCTGTCCTTAATAAATGATACTCCATTAAAAGCTTTAATTATTTTGATGCCAGACAACGCTTCATCCAAATAGGATATCATGTTTCCATAAGATTCCTGAGCAGCATGGGCCTGAGTTTTGAGATTTTTAACAATCCTTGCGATAAAAAAACCAGAGATGGGAATAACCAAGAGCGAAAAGAATGTTAATTGTGCTGAAATGTTAAACAGCATGACAATATACGCTATTAGCTGCAAAGGCTCTTTAAAAACAACTTGTAAAGTTCCTGTAACAGAATACTGCACAACTTGTACATCGGAAGCAACCTTCGATACAATATCTCCTTTACGCTGTCCCGTAAAATAGCCAACATGCAGATTCATCACGTTATCAAAAACCGCTCTGCGCAATTTGAGTAAAGTATGAATGCGAAAATTCTCCATGATACGTTGGCAGAAATAACGAAACAGATTGCTGATAAAAACTGAAATTACAATCACAATACACACGTATTTTAACGCGCCATAGGCTCCAAGCTGGTTATTGGCAACACTTGCATAGTAATTAAACCACGCGAGAATGTCGGTATAAGTCTCGGGTTTTACCGCTTCGACGGTCGCATTACCAGCGTTAAATAGTGTATGGAGTAATGGAGCAAGCAATGCTAAATTTAATGTACTAAAAATAACCGTGATCAGCGTGAAAATTACATATGGGATTGCAAATTTCTCAATGGGTTTAGCAAACGATAAGAGCCTAAAATATGTTTTCATTTAATTTCAACTTAGACAAACTACTCTTCAAAAAAATAGTAACTCGTCGATCTCTCCTCTTCCTTTCAGATTTTTATGGAGGAAATTGAACAAAAATAACAAATTAATCAACAAAAGCAGCCATCGTGTTAAGGGACTATAAAATTGTTGCATCGAAAAAACAAAGCAATTAACCTGTACGCTTTGAAAAATCGATAAAAAAATCTCATTTTAATGGATAATTTCCTAATTTAGCCTTATTAAAACACCATATTTAGTAAAATAAAATGCGAATAGACGTTGCCAAAAGATTGCAGCACACCGAGGAATATTATTTCTCCAAAAAATTAAGAGAAATAGACGAGCTAAATAAACAGGGTGCGCGTGTAATCAACCTAGGAATCGGAAGTCCAGATTTGCCACCGCATCCGGAGGTAATCGAGACATTAAGTACGAATGCCCAACTCCCAAATGCGCATGGCTATCAAAATTATAAAGGTGCTCCTGACCTACGACAAGCCGTTGCGGATTGGTATCAACGTTATTATCAGGCAACTTTTAATACAAATTCAGAAATACTCCCCTTAATTGGATCAAAAGAGGGAATTGTGCACATCTGCATGACTTATCTTCAAGAAGGAGACCAAGCGCTTATCCCCAATCCTGGATACCCTGCTTACGCTGCAGCCGTACGGCTGAGTGGTGCTGAAGCGATTACCTATAACCTAACGGAAGAGAAGAATTGGCTTATTGATTTGGATGAACTCAGAAAACAGGATTTGTCAAAAGTTAAATTGATGTGGATAAACTATCCCCATATGCCAACTGGGGCCTCTGCGCCTGATGTATTTTATCAGGAGCTGATTCAATTTGCCAAAACGCACAACATACTGATTTGCCACGACAATCCATACAGCTTTATTCTTACAGATACGCCAAGAAGCATTATGAGCATACCGGGTTCGAAAGACGTGGCCATTGAATTAAATTCCCTGAGCAAATCTTCCAATATGGCCGGATGGCGCATTGGTGTGCTCGTCGGTGCCGAAGAACATATAAATCAAGTGCTGCGTTTCAAAAGCAACATGGACTCAGGTATGTTTTTACCTGTTCAGCTGGCGGCTGCAAAAGCCTTACAACTTGATGCATCCTGGTATACCGATCTAAACAAAATTTACGCCGAAAGACGGCAACAGGTTTATGAAATTATGGATTTGCTTGACTGCTCCTATCAAAAAGACCAGGTAGGCCTCTTTGTCTGGGCCCGTATACCTGAAAAATATAAAGATGGGTATGCGCTAAGCGACGCTGTTTTGGAGAAATCAAGGGTGTTCATCACACCTGGCGGAATTTTCGGAGATAAAGGCGATGAATATATCCGCATCAGTCTCTGCGCTACAGTAGCGGTACTCAAAGAATCAATACAGCGCATTCAAGATAATTTCTAACCCTTATAATGTCTGGGAGGCCTAAAAGCATAGAAATTTAATTAGTATAATTTATCAACAAACAACCACGGTGTAGGTGTTCCTGTATAACCCTTGAACAAAAATACGCTTAATATAATTGTTTACATATGAACATTGCCATTGTAGGCGTAGGCTTGATCGGCGGCTCGGCTGCCATTCGCCTAAAAGAAACAAAATTCTGCGACAAAATCATCGGTGTAGATAAAAGTCAGAAGAACTTAGATAAAGCAATGCATATCGGCTTCATTGACGAAACAGCAAGCTTAGAAGATGCGATTAAGCGGTGTAAAGTATTGGTGCTCACAATCCCTGTTGATGCCATTTTAGATGTTGTTCCTCAAATTTTGGATCTGGTCACCGATCAGGTCGTCATTGATATGGGATCAACGAAAATAAACATTCTCAATAAAATTAAGAATCATCCTAACAGGGGGCGTTATGTAGCAGCCCATCCCATGGCCGGAACAGAATATTCAGGACCAGAAGCAGCTGTAGCCGGCTTGTTCAAAGGCAAAATGATGGTATATGTCGAAGCATTTAAAACCGATGAGGATGCGTTTGAGATCGCCGATGCCATCACCGACCAATTGGAGATGCGCAGCTGTTTTATGAATGCCGATGAACACGATGTACATACCGCTTATGTATCCCACATCTCCCATCTCACTTCTTTTGCACTTGCCTTAACAGTATTGGAAAAAGAAAAATCTCAGGGACGTATCTTTGAACTGGCGGGCTCCGGATTTGAATCTACGGTTCGTCTGGCCAAAAGTTCGCCCGATATGTGGACACCGATTTTCAAGCAGAATCGAGAAAACGTACTCGAAGTGCTCGAAGAGCATATCAAGCAGCTTCAATCCCTGCATGACGCTATTGCTACAGAGGATTATGACAAATTACACAAACTCATTACCCGTTCCAATAAGATAAAAAGGATTATTAAATAAGGGTTTATCACTAGAAACAGTACGCGTAAACAAGGCCCTACTCAGGTCGGCCTTGTTTATTCATCTTCCAATTCATTGAACTTATCCAAGTCGGCTCTCGCTCCGACAGCATCACCCAATTTTTCGCGAATTGCGGCACGATAAGAATACAAATCAGAATAATATGGATTCAGATCGATCGCTTTGGAATAATCTGCCAGGGCTCCCTCAAAATTCTCGAGCTTTTCATTCAGATCGGCTCGCAATGAATATACATAAAAATCTTCCGGATTGAGACTAACAAGACGGTCAAAATCCAGTAATGCTTCCTTAAAATTACCCAACCGCTCGAATAAAGAGGCTCTTTCTTCATACACAATCGACGAATGACCATCTATTTCTTCTGCCTGAGCATAGTCTTCCAAAGCTGTTTGGTAATTGCGGTAAGATTCAAAAACTTTTGCGCGAAATATATAAGCAGCAGATCGGTTCTTATCAAGAGCGATGGCCTGATTAAAATCAGACAATGCCAATTCAAAACAGGTCAATTTCAGGTATAAACTCCCCCTGAAAACAAAAAGACTGCTATCGCTACCGCCAGCTTCAACAATTGCACACGAATAAAGATTGATGGCCTTTAGATAGCTATAGGAATGAACATATTCAAGACCCAGCCCATTTATTTCGTCCTTACTTAGCTGTTGAGATTTTGATTCCAGCTCCTGAATAACCAAATTTTCAGCTTCGAAATAAGTCAATTCAGCCTGATTTTCCTGCCATTCCAATACACTATGGTAATTAAAATCTAGTCTCTTCGCAATCTGATAATCATAAAACGCCCCCTCATCTTCCTCGATCTGCCTATAGATTAAACAACGGCTGGCATAGAAGAATGGTTCTTCTGGAAAGTGCTCGATAGCATTTGTGAACGTTGCAACGGCTTTATCATAATTGCCTATCTTAACATAATAAAGTCCCAAATAACTATAGGCGAGCGCATGATGAGTTAAATCAATAGCCTCCTCAAACAATGCTACAGGATTACCATTCTCAAGGATACCTATATTAAACCCTTGCAAGAGGCATCGAAGAGCATGATCTCCCAATTCAGCAAGCCAATCAGACGGAAAAGACGGACAAGATTGAGGAAAAAATGACGCAATGGGCAAAAAAGAGAACTTAGCAAGAAGGATGGGTACTGGCAGTGTAAAATCTGATTCTACAAAAGTATTGTTTTGAAGAATAACAGCTAAATTCGAAAACATATGCTTCATACTCAAAACTAAGTTAAATTTCATTACAAACGAAATTTAACAATCGATCAACAGCTATATTTACTTAAGCTTATCGTTTACCTCGCCTGTTAAGTACAAATATTTATAACGGATAATATCTCTTGAATTGGTAAAACGGATTAATTTTTCCTTCTTGAAAACATAATTCGACACCTTTTCTTCCATCAAACGCAAAAATTCGACAAATTCAGCAAAAAAGTTCTGACGCTCGAGTGGTGTAAACTGGCTGTTCTTAACAATCCAGAAGAATTGCTCCTCATTCACGTGGAAGGAAACCTCATTGTGCTTCTCTTTTCGAAAAATAAAGATTGGATCATTTTCCTGGTTAATAAATAGAGCAAAGCCAGTATTTCCACCATCCAGATTAACGACAAAAGCAGAAAAATAGACAGTACCGATCTGTAAACTTTCCAGACAAATTAATTTATGCAACATCAGGTTGACAATTAGATCACCTAAAATTATTAAGTTTTTATTTAAAAACAAAAAAAGCTCACAAAATATTGTGAGCTTTTTGTAATTAGAGTAAAATTTACTAGAAGGTAAATTTTACCGATGCGTTCCAAGTTCTACCCTGTCCGATTAAAACGAAATTGGATGTATCTATACCATTCCAAGAATTGTTAATATCTGTAACCAAGTTGCTGGATGTTGCTTCAGAAATATAAAACTTATTCAACACATTATTCATGTTAACACGGAAACTTATGTCGTTCTTGTCACTCACCTGAAGATGGTAAGAAAGACCTGCGTCCAAAAGATTAAAAGACGGTAATTTCAGATAGCGACCATAAGTTTGCCCATCGATTACTTCTCTACGATAATTCGATGCATACAAACGCTCATAGTATCTGTAATTTGCATCTACAGATAGCCCCTTAAACACTTTATATTTAGCACCAAATCCATAAGAAGTTTGTGCCGCATTACCAACATGTTCACCGGTTAAGTTAACCTGAGAACGTCCCAATTCGACGCGGTTATCGTTACGTACAACCGAGTTTACTGCACCATCGTATTTCCAGTCACCTATCGATAAAAATCCTGTTAGGCTTAATTTTTCGATTGGGCGGGCCTCAAAATCAACTTCTACCCCTCTATGCACCTGTTTTACACCGTAATTTGTTGTATATAAGTAGGCACCTCCGACTAAAATACCAGGATCATTTGTTGGATTGTATTTTTTCACATCATCAGCCGTCGCTAAACTTGAGCTTCCAGTAACACGATTTTCCCAGGTTGTGCGGTAAACATTGACGTTCACATCCAAAAATCGAGAGGCAAACTTATAGCCAGCTTCTAAACCCAGGATTTTTTCATTTTCGGCATTTTCATTGATATCATTTGCATAATTCATGAAAATATTGTTTTGATAAGGCTGACGGGAATAATACCCTGCATTACCAAAAATACTATGATGCCCCAAGGTATAACTTACACCACCTTTCGTATTGTATCCAAAGTTGTTCACGTCTTTAGAATCCTCATTACCCGGGGTGTATTGAAAATAATCAGAACGTTTGTTTTGCTGTTCAGAAACCGATCCTTGAAAAAATGCCGTAAAGCCATCTTTGGCATATTCCAATTGACCAAACAGACCTCCATAACGGATGTATTGGTTGTAATCCCAAGCTAAACGTTCATCACGCGAATCAGGTTTGCTGGAGAATGCTTTCCAAGGATTTGTTGAGTATGTATTGGTAACCAATGGCTTATTAGGAAAATTAACATTACCCCCCAATACAACACCATTTGTATTTCCAAGAGGATCAGTCAATTTGCGATAATGTGTACCCTTATAATCCCTTACATCAAAACCCACATTGAAATTTAAGGATTCCGAAAGTTTACGGTTATAGTTAGAAACTATACCAAACCATTGGTGATTGTTCACATCGGCAGCTAAGTATTTACCTGTATTGTATTTATCACTGCGCAAAGATTGCCCCCCACCTGCTGCTAAAGAAGCGTATACAACGGTAGATAAAGATGATTTATCGTCGATCGTCCAGTCCCAGTTTAAGTTGGCGACAGGCTTATGATAAAAATTCTTCTGCGCATTCATCATCACGCCATTTGCATCCTTAT encodes the following:
- a CDS encoding ABC transporter ATP-binding protein, whose product is MKTYFRLLSFAKPIEKFAIPYVIFTLITVIFSTLNLALLAPLLHTLFNAGNATVEAVKPETYTDILAWFNYYASVANNQLGAYGALKYVCIVIVISVFISNLFRYFCQRIMENFRIHTLLKLRRAVFDNVMNLHVGYFTGQRKGDIVSKVASDVQVVQYSVTGTLQVVFKEPLQLIAYIVMLFNISAQLTFFSLLVIPISGFFIARIVKNLKTQAHAAQESYGNMISYLDEALSGIKIIKAFNGVSFIKDRFHNENEHYANIGRTMAKRQQLSSPVSELLGVIMVAIILLYGGHLVLSGDRSLTAPEFIAYIAIFSQVMRPAKALTDSFSGIHNGLAAGERVLELIDEKTEVKDSEGAKLVKSFEKSIVFNQVSFSYNRDKEILQHIDLTIEKGKIVALVGPSGGGKSTLVDLIPRFMDVTGGQILFDGTDLRALNQDSLRDMIGVVNQESILFNDTIFNNIAFANVSASPEEVEAAARIANAHEFILKTEHGYQTNIGDRGGKLSGGQRQRICIARAVLKNPPIMLLDEATSALDTESEKLVQDSLYKLMDNRTTVVIAHRLSTIQNADKIVVIEAGKIVEIGSHSELIQREGLYRKLIEMQQFTD
- a CDS encoding DEAD/DEAH box helicase; amino-acid sequence: MQLKAILDKLHISSLNEMQERVLESYQKDQDFLLLSPTGSGKTLAFSLLVLQQLKMEVRKVQVLIVVPTRELALQIEQVLRKVATGHKITCAYGGHSTRIEKNAFKDAPGIIIGTPGRIKQHIEEQNFDPSNIHTLVLDEFDKSLELGFQHQMDFIIQHIPTIKSRILTSATMMDTLPPFTQIKQPILVDFLHNAKHNPQITIKKVVAPVQKKLEALLKLICKIGTKKMIIFCNHRDAVDHISELLDNRNIIHDTFHGGLEQQDRELALLKFRNHSNHVLITTDLAARGLDIPEVDAIIHYQLPHKEDDFIHRNGRTARMQAQGDVYVILKPEEIYPYIPIEIPEEEFPEFYDLPQNSPFATLYISAGRKDKINKIDIVGFLLNLEGIEKDDIGIIEVKDKSAYVAVRRKFASIIINKANGQKIKGRKVKIGRT
- a CDS encoding menaquinone biosynthetic enzyme MqnA/MqnD family protein — its product is MNKIRVSAVSYTNTYPFLNGIRQSKIMEQIDLSVDYPSACAQKVIDNEADIGIIPTAALLSLPEYYINTDFCIGTEGAVDSVFIFANRPIEEVETLRLDKQSRTSNGLARILIKNYWKKEVELVTDESVEADAYVLIGDRTFGKKDTVPYLYDLGKEWFNFTGLPFAFALWVSNKELPVSFVEQFNEALSYGVEHATDVIAGLPEFKGFDYSKYLTQHLDFHLTDKKREAVQLYLRYLKALD
- the mqnE gene encoding aminofutalosine synthase MqnE, which codes for MNAMDKLNFLINDKNLAVELRNIAEKVLREQRITFDEGVLLYEKGELGYLGVLANYIREKRHGDRTFFNRNFHIEPTNVCVYDCKFCSYSRLIKERAEGWEMEVDGMMDIVKKYDNEPVTEVHITGGVVPKQNLEFYADFFRRCKEHRPELHIKGLTPVEYYYIFKKAKLSHYDGLKYLQSCGLDSMPGGGAEIFHPEVRVQIAHDKCTAEQWLDIHEQAHKLGMHTNATMLYGHIEQFWHRVDHMDRLRQLQDKTGGFQTFIPLKFRNKGNQMSHIPEASVIEDLRNYAVARIYMDNFDHIKAYWAMISRDTAQLSLAFGVDDIDGTLDDTTKIYSMAGAEEQKPGMTTQEVVELIKNVGRHPIERDTLYNVVTDYKDVVFDHGNQKKSYYALPVVNS
- a CDS encoding pyridoxal phosphate-dependent aminotransferase, with the protein product MRIDVAKRLQHTEEYYFSKKLREIDELNKQGARVINLGIGSPDLPPHPEVIETLSTNAQLPNAHGYQNYKGAPDLRQAVADWYQRYYQATFNTNSEILPLIGSKEGIVHICMTYLQEGDQALIPNPGYPAYAAAVRLSGAEAITYNLTEEKNWLIDLDELRKQDLSKVKLMWINYPHMPTGASAPDVFYQELIQFAKTHNILICHDNPYSFILTDTPRSIMSIPGSKDVAIELNSLSKSSNMAGWRIGVLVGAEEHINQVLRFKSNMDSGMFLPVQLAAAKALQLDASWYTDLNKIYAERRQQVYEIMDLLDCSYQKDQVGLFVWARIPEKYKDGYALSDAVLEKSRVFITPGGIFGDKGDEYIRISLCATVAVLKESIQRIQDNF
- the asnA gene encoding aspartate--ammonia ligase; protein product: MRTNPRMVFHLTHMEGRKLIHTEVAISFVKDTFVQQLKKALNLIPISSPLVVLDGTGLNDDLNGIERPVSFPIKSLNEKRAVVVHSLAKWKRVRLKELEMLSGEGIVTDMKALRPDEDYTPIHSIYVDQWDWEKVIDKNQRNLASLKETVLKIYEALRFTELEVENKYPHIKAILPETITFISSEDLLQKYPNLTAKERENAITKEHGAVFLHGIGGALSNGVAHDGRAADYDDWSTANEAGHKGLNGDILVWNPILNSAFELSSMGIRVDKMALAHQMEIRNCTEKSKLTFHSMLLNDELPESMGGGIGQSRVCMFMLKKQHIGEVQVSIWEEGKKESLRREGIDIL
- a CDS encoding histidine phosphatase family protein; translation: MKKTFYFIRHGQTDLNLKGIVQGRGVNSPLNTMGVAQAQAFFDRYSNVPFDKIYTSTLLRTHQTVQGFLDLNVPWEQLVGLDEISWGVYEGKEQTPELLAGFEKLVAAWRNGELDVSIENGESPNELMARQRVALDHMLAQTDEENILVCMHGRALRIMLCLMTGVEARYMDDFPHTNTALYKLQYDNGQFEIVDHYNIAHLEALIDE